The following are encoded together in the Deinococcus humi genome:
- a CDS encoding polysaccharide biosynthesis protein gives MNVATGKFLIDLLTFMLAAILAYVLRLADPLGTVETSVPISSVLLYMLIGLPIKVLALRYFRISRHIWRYVTFEDLTQLAYTTGVVTLVLLLLTPVLRLWLFVPWSIPLIEGVLALAMLSGLRLLVRWRLGRRRRRLSTSAQAPNRVLIAGAGDAGRLMAAELRRSPEKGMEPVGFIDDSPDKAGMVLVGLPVLGPLSYLGQAAQETGATLLVIAMPAAGGQVIREYVNAARAAGLQARTIPGLYELMGGQVTTEQLRKVSVEDLLRRDPVEVDQGNISDYLTGQTVLVTGAGGSIGSELVRQLARFAPARLVLVGRGENSIFAIEQEMKREWPGIQIHALIADVRHVTRLEFIFETYRPGVVFHAAAHKHVPLMEAAPSEAVHNNILGTRNVAELCLQYGVTRLVNVSTDKAVNPTSVMGASKRVAEMVIADAALRAAPGQAFVSVRFGNVLGSRGSVVPTFLQQIRLGGPLTITHPDMTRYFMTIPEASRLVLQAGGLADNGNVYLLDMGEPVKIADLAKDVIRLSGAQDIEIVYSGMRPGEKLYEELLTSGEDVIPTRHSEIFSAQLQQVPADQLARLLTGLRDAAGHEDGPSIRALLHGAIHESQLQV, from the coding sequence ATGAATGTCGCTACAGGCAAGTTCCTGATCGATCTCCTCACCTTTATGCTTGCGGCCATTCTAGCGTACGTGCTGCGGCTGGCCGATCCGCTGGGGACTGTGGAGACGTCAGTGCCAATCAGTTCGGTGCTGCTCTACATGTTGATCGGACTGCCGATCAAGGTGCTGGCGCTGCGGTACTTCAGGATTTCGCGACACATCTGGCGCTACGTCACCTTCGAGGACCTGACTCAACTGGCATACACGACGGGTGTTGTCACGCTGGTCCTGTTGCTGCTGACGCCGGTGTTGCGGCTATGGCTTTTCGTCCCATGGTCCATTCCCCTGATTGAAGGCGTGCTGGCCCTGGCCATGCTCTCGGGGCTGCGCCTACTGGTCCGCTGGCGACTGGGCCGCCGCCGCCGGCGCCTGTCCACCTCCGCACAGGCGCCCAACCGCGTGCTGATCGCCGGTGCCGGGGACGCAGGCCGACTGATGGCCGCCGAATTGCGACGCTCCCCGGAGAAAGGCATGGAACCGGTAGGGTTCATTGACGACTCGCCGGACAAGGCGGGCATGGTGCTGGTGGGCCTGCCGGTGCTGGGGCCACTGTCGTACCTGGGCCAGGCCGCGCAGGAAACCGGGGCCACCCTGCTGGTGATCGCCATGCCCGCGGCTGGAGGACAGGTGATCCGCGAGTATGTCAACGCGGCGCGGGCAGCAGGCTTGCAGGCACGCACCATTCCCGGACTGTACGAGTTGATGGGCGGGCAGGTCACCACCGAGCAGCTGCGCAAGGTCAGCGTCGAGGACCTGTTGCGGCGGGATCCGGTGGAGGTGGATCAGGGCAACATCTCCGATTACCTGACCGGCCAGACCGTGCTGGTCACGGGCGCGGGCGGCTCGATCGGCTCGGAGCTGGTGCGGCAGCTCGCGCGTTTTGCCCCCGCCCGGCTGGTGCTGGTTGGCCGCGGCGAGAACAGCATCTTCGCCATCGAGCAGGAGATGAAACGCGAGTGGCCCGGCATTCAGATCCATGCCCTGATTGCTGATGTGCGCCACGTCACACGCCTGGAGTTCATTTTCGAGACATACCGGCCTGGCGTGGTCTTTCATGCCGCCGCCCACAAGCACGTGCCATTGATGGAGGCCGCTCCCAGCGAGGCCGTCCACAACAATATCCTGGGCACCCGCAACGTGGCCGAGTTGTGCCTGCAATACGGCGTCACGCGGCTGGTCAACGTCTCCACCGACAAGGCCGTCAATCCGACTTCGGTGATGGGGGCCAGCAAGCGCGTGGCCGAGATGGTGATTGCCGACGCCGCCTTGCGGGCCGCACCGGGCCAGGCCTTCGTCTCGGTACGTTTCGGCAATGTTCTGGGCAGCCGGGGTAGCGTGGTGCCCACCTTCCTGCAACAGATTCGCCTGGGCGGCCCGCTTACCATCACCCATCCGGACATGACGCGCTACTTCATGACCATCCCCGAGGCCAGCCGACTGGTTCTGCAGGCGGGCGGTCTGGCCGACAACGGCAACGTGTATCTGCTGGACATGGGCGAGCCGGTCAAAATCGCCGATCTGGCGAAAGATGTGATCCGCCTGTCCGGAGCGCAAGACATCGAGATCGTATACAGCGGCATGCGCCCCGGTGAGAAGCTGTACGAGGAATTGCTGACCAGCGGCGAGGACGTCATTCCCACCCGCCACAGCGAGATTTTCTCGGCCCAACTGCAACAGGTGCCCGCCGATCAGCTCGCCCGACTGCTCACGGGCTTGAGAGACGCGGCCGGGCACGAGGACGGCCCCAGCATCCGCGCGCTGCTGCACGGCGCAATCCACGAGAGTCAGTTGCAGGTCTGA
- a CDS encoding GGDEF domain-containing response regulator, translating into MARLRTTAQPSGHTVLVVDDDDDLRSTLCRLLEIDGHEVLSAASGEQAIELCRARNVHIMLLDYFMPGMTGEDVVKAVRTFDPRVQIVLQTGYASEKPPRQMLRELDIQGYHDKSEGPDKLLVWVDAALKTYRHVRALHASRSGLEYILKATPELHRLQPLDDLLHGILLQIQGLLGFTSAMLAVLTPEHAAAAPSGAVLTAERQEFTLRIGTGRFDHTAWELLTLEEQAQIRSAVESGQAHLGPEVILPLKAGERTLGVVMVDNPAQSSGDLHLLELFAAQAAVAVENARLYSLATVDDLTGLMNKRAWLARLQETVQLAARHAFSTSVLLLDLDHFKAINDTYGHLAGDHVLAALGTCVQQQLRRSDVAGRYGGEEMVVLLPHTPAAGALIIAERLRGAIEQLQVRWNGQGISVTVSIGAATLPHPVAKTLEDLGVDILTRADEALYDAKRQGRNRVVQHVATDLDSSVQFSYEGAD; encoded by the coding sequence ATGGCCAGATTACGCACCACAGCTCAACCTTCCGGGCACACCGTGCTGGTGGTTGACGACGACGACGACCTGCGCAGTACCCTCTGCCGCCTGCTTGAAATCGACGGGCACGAGGTTCTGTCAGCGGCGAGCGGTGAGCAGGCCATTGAGCTTTGCCGTGCGCGCAACGTCCACATCATGCTGCTTGATTACTTCATGCCAGGCATGACCGGAGAAGACGTCGTCAAGGCTGTGCGGACCTTTGACCCCAGGGTCCAGATCGTCTTACAGACCGGCTACGCTTCGGAAAAGCCGCCGCGGCAGATGTTGCGCGAGTTGGATATTCAGGGCTATCACGACAAATCTGAAGGTCCCGACAAGCTGCTGGTCTGGGTGGATGCTGCGTTAAAGACATACCGGCACGTCCGGGCTCTCCACGCCTCGCGCAGCGGCCTAGAATACATTCTGAAAGCCACCCCGGAGTTGCACCGCTTGCAACCCCTGGACGACCTGCTGCATGGCATCTTGCTGCAGATCCAGGGCTTACTCGGGTTTACCAGCGCCATGCTGGCCGTTCTTACGCCTGAACATGCGGCCGCTGCCCCCAGCGGAGCCGTCCTCACGGCAGAGCGGCAGGAGTTTACCCTCCGGATCGGGACCGGACGATTTGATCACACCGCTTGGGAGCTCCTGACGCTTGAGGAGCAGGCCCAGATCCGCAGTGCGGTCGAGAGCGGCCAGGCACACCTGGGTCCAGAGGTCATCTTACCCCTGAAAGCGGGAGAACGCACGCTGGGTGTGGTCATGGTGGACAATCCTGCGCAGAGCAGCGGCGACTTGCATCTGCTGGAACTCTTCGCGGCTCAGGCAGCGGTGGCCGTCGAAAACGCCCGCCTGTACAGTCTGGCGACAGTGGATGATCTGACGGGGTTGATGAACAAACGCGCGTGGTTGGCCCGGTTGCAGGAAACGGTGCAGCTTGCCGCCCGGCATGCGTTCTCGACCAGCGTTCTGCTGCTGGATCTCGATCACTTCAAGGCGATCAATGACACCTATGGTCATCTGGCAGGAGACCATGTCCTGGCGGCCCTGGGGACGTGCGTCCAGCAGCAGTTGCGACGTTCAGATGTGGCGGGACGTTACGGAGGCGAAGAAATGGTGGTCCTGCTGCCCCATACGCCAGCGGCCGGCGCCCTGATCATCGCGGAGAGGCTGAGAGGAGCGATTGAGCAGTTGCAGGTGCGCTGGAATGGCCAGGGGATCAGTGTGACGGTAAGCATCGGCGCGGCCACCTTGCCTCACCCGGTGGCAAAGACCCTAGAAGATCTAGGTGTTGACATTCTCACACGGGCAGACGAGGCCCTGTATGACGCTAAACGTCAGGGGCGCAACCGAGTGGTCCAGCATGTTGCAACGGACCTGGACAGCTCCGTCCAATTCAGTTATGAGGGAGCTGACTAA
- a CDS encoding PAS domain-containing sensor histidine kinase, which produces MTQATDLLGLLNAINGVVWQADPVREHTTFVSERVEALFGYTSATWLATPAFWEGHLHPEDREQTLADYERLVQMGRPFELEYRVRAFDDRVVWVRDYITPVIEGGVVIRMAGLTIDITSQKQTEAARLANEEWFRALVQQSSDIVTVVNRGGYIKYASPSLHRILGLEPEAIKGTDVLQAMHPDEHAEIRQMFAAAVFGGSGATSSLTSRFRHADGSYRWLEWVATNRLDDPHVRGMVMNSRDVTDRREADLALDQSRRTFQVLFDHSPDGIMLVDLDGDMPIVACNEVAASMNGYTVEELTGQSTYLITSGGEALRAQPGANDAFKQRIRDEGRVRMETMHRRKDGSEFPVEIHLAFVWIHGREMLMSLERDITERQAATDALQASQSRLLASEKLASLGRLTAGLAHEINSPLAATMNSLHEAAQLAKEYHDSVGAPGVNENDHREIATELRTILAEGVSSAGRIGEFIRTIRSHTRDTVTGVTTFNAVKLATDTLTMIAHQARNANVSLLFEQPKDQVLLRGEPGRFTQILTNLVVNGIHACELPGERRVSVRFVERGGDPVLEVEDTGTGIAPEVLPRIFDPMFTTKDVGKGTGLGLSILHDIVTGHFKGEIEVSTSVGKGTTFAVLFPSQA; this is translated from the coding sequence ATGACGCAGGCCACGGACCTGCTTGGCCTGCTTAACGCGATCAACGGTGTCGTGTGGCAGGCGGACCCCGTGAGGGAACACACCACGTTTGTTTCCGAGCGTGTGGAAGCCCTCTTTGGGTACACTTCAGCGACCTGGCTCGCCACCCCTGCCTTCTGGGAAGGCCACCTCCACCCAGAGGACCGCGAGCAGACACTTGCCGACTACGAGCGCCTGGTCCAGATGGGGCGGCCCTTCGAACTTGAGTACCGGGTGCGCGCTTTCGATGACCGCGTCGTGTGGGTGCGCGACTACATCACCCCAGTGATTGAAGGGGGCGTCGTGATACGGATGGCCGGACTTACGATCGACATCACGTCACAGAAACAGACGGAAGCCGCCCGCCTGGCGAATGAGGAGTGGTTCCGGGCGTTGGTTCAGCAGAGCAGCGATATTGTCACCGTAGTGAACCGCGGCGGGTACATCAAATATGCCAGTCCATCCCTGCACCGCATTCTCGGCCTGGAGCCGGAAGCCATCAAAGGCACAGACGTCCTCCAGGCCATGCATCCGGACGAGCACGCCGAGATTCGCCAGATGTTCGCCGCCGCCGTGTTCGGCGGAAGCGGCGCGACCAGCAGCCTGACCAGCCGCTTTCGGCACGCCGATGGCAGTTACCGCTGGCTGGAGTGGGTGGCCACGAACCGGCTGGATGATCCCCATGTCCGCGGCATGGTCATGAACTCGCGGGACGTCACCGACCGCCGGGAAGCTGACCTCGCACTCGATCAAAGCCGCCGGACGTTCCAGGTGTTGTTCGACCACTCCCCAGACGGCATCATGCTGGTCGATCTGGATGGGGATATGCCCATTGTGGCCTGCAACGAGGTCGCGGCCAGCATGAACGGCTATACGGTTGAGGAGCTGACAGGACAGAGCACCTACCTGATCACGTCTGGCGGCGAGGCCCTGCGCGCGCAGCCCGGAGCGAACGACGCTTTCAAACAGAGGATCCGTGATGAGGGGCGGGTGCGCATGGAGACCATGCACCGCCGCAAGGACGGCAGTGAATTCCCCGTGGAAATTCATCTGGCCTTCGTCTGGATTCACGGCCGGGAAATGTTGATGAGTCTGGAGCGGGACATCACCGAGCGCCAGGCAGCCACTGACGCGTTGCAGGCCAGTCAGTCACGGTTGTTGGCCAGTGAGAAGCTGGCCAGTCTGGGACGGCTGACCGCAGGTCTGGCCCATGAGATCAACTCTCCTCTGGCAGCAACGATGAATTCTCTGCACGAGGCAGCTCAGCTGGCCAAGGAATACCACGACTCGGTGGGCGCGCCGGGCGTCAACGAGAATGATCACCGTGAGATTGCCACAGAACTGCGCACCATCCTTGCAGAGGGCGTGAGCAGCGCAGGCCGCATTGGGGAGTTCATTCGCACCATCCGTAGCCACACGCGGGACACGGTCACTGGCGTCACCACTTTTAATGCAGTGAAGCTGGCCACCGATACCCTGACCATGATCGCGCATCAGGCCCGGAACGCGAATGTCTCCCTCCTGTTCGAGCAGCCCAAAGATCAGGTGCTGCTTCGTGGGGAGCCGGGGCGCTTTACGCAGATCCTGACGAATCTGGTTGTGAACGGGATTCACGCCTGTGAGTTGCCTGGAGAAAGGCGGGTATCCGTCCGGTTCGTGGAACGCGGTGGTGATCCGGTGCTGGAGGTGGAAGATACGGGCACAGGCATTGCGCCCGAAGTCCTGCCGCGCATTTTTGATCCAATGTTCACCACCAAAGATGTAGGAAAGGGCACCGGGCTGGGCCTGAGCATTCTCCACGACATTGTGACGGGCCATTTTAAGGGCGAGATCGAGGTCAGCACCTCCGTGGGAAAAGGCACCACCTTTGCCGTGCTCTTTCCATCTCAGGCGTAA
- a CDS encoding helix-turn-helix domain-containing protein has translation MLNLPTPSTTPALPTYYTVEEAAEHLKVHKTMLYREIRAGRLIALQIGTKILRIAHQDLIAYIGDQTFKGGPEER, from the coding sequence ATGTTGAACCTCCCTACCCCCAGTACCACCCCCGCGCTGCCGACCTACTACACGGTCGAAGAGGCCGCAGAACATCTCAAGGTCCACAAGACGATGCTGTACCGCGAGATCCGCGCCGGCCGCCTGATCGCCCTGCAGATCGGCACCAAAATCCTGCGCATCGCGCACCAGGACCTGATCGCCTATATCGGGGACCAGACGTTCAAGGGGGGGCCGGAAGAACGCTGA
- a CDS encoding phage/plasmid primase, P4 family yields the protein MREPPRGPARADAIIPVEGSLPATANTPASQMDPIQDGIDCSPEPGQFTFDQTRADQINPTDALRLLEALRHPGERMWLQIFADGPDSAYAYEEAAVKGRKPRKIWRLTGVPKPLGTGIHGYATGGTERTGWVTPDELRQRPYLLENMARCGVFFCVNALPADAKRRNAPDISRVAALLLDLDGAPLPATFPVPPTAIVESSPGRFHVYWAVDGIPLNEFTTLQKALAAIYGGDPSISDLPRVMRLPGYWHSKGKPHLVTLRELNPNAHYTRDDVVRVWPQLADAVLAAEQTQEQEKRATEARQKRAKALRDQPAQGGNYGLATLQRLEADMLSAQPGKRNVTLNWVAYRAGQMVGAGLLDEDEARTRLTQAAEQTGLASREIDTTFNNGIVAGKAKPADTREIGTRAKAGREIDTTLNKAIVDGKAKPADATEIGTRAKAGGEDTPPPVATGQPGNAPKAAEQAYIMPRLSKGTHQATDEANALILAANLGGRLRYTIGLGWLVYQQHRGVWVIDAERVHAAEEAGKVLRRVVSQVYDQAVEKRADEVELRRITRWAASVGSNRTVQSALQGATGKEAFLTPFKDWDAQPHLLNCRNGTLDLITGALRPHDPNTLLTWRAGAHYDPEARHPHVDQLLALLRADGREGFLQRSVGSALYGEAPNEVLTVLDGKGGTGKGTLVAGVTAMLGDYATTIEVQLLLSNPRGESAAGPRPELLALRGRRLVIAGEPPKGASFNAGRVKGMTGNDPITARNMHSPTMVTFKPVFKLWIHTNYPIGASHDDSGLQRRLRVVPFKARPQRADPTVKKTLESDPVARSALLNWALEGCRAWLTSGYDLGESEVITQATGAYWHGQNPYEQFVATQLDLDPRSELPSGRLKALFEDWAAEKGDEVKRNVKLADLHGYLRQQGCTAVKGAKGARKWVGVRERA from the coding sequence ATGCGCGAACCACCGCGCGGCCCCGCACGGGCCGACGCCATCATACCCGTTGAGGGCTCCCTCCCCGCAACGGCGAACACACCCGCCAGTCAAATGGATCCCATTCAGGACGGGATCGATTGCTCCCCGGAACCGGGTCAGTTCACCTTTGACCAAACCCGTGCCGATCAGATCAACCCCACCGATGCCCTGCGCCTGCTGGAGGCCCTGCGGCACCCTGGTGAGCGCATGTGGCTCCAGATCTTCGCAGATGGGCCAGACAGCGCCTATGCCTACGAGGAGGCAGCCGTGAAGGGCCGCAAGCCTCGCAAGATCTGGCGTCTCACTGGCGTTCCAAAGCCCCTTGGCACAGGAATACACGGTTATGCCACGGGCGGAACTGAGCGCACCGGCTGGGTGACCCCCGATGAGCTGCGTCAGCGACCCTACCTGCTGGAGAATATGGCCCGCTGTGGCGTGTTTTTCTGTGTCAATGCCTTGCCGGCCGACGCCAAAAGACGCAATGCCCCTGACATCAGCCGCGTCGCGGCACTGCTGCTGGACCTGGACGGCGCACCCCTGCCAGCAACGTTCCCAGTGCCGCCCACAGCCATCGTCGAGTCCAGTCCCGGAAGATTCCACGTGTACTGGGCTGTGGATGGCATCCCGCTCAACGAGTTCACGACCCTTCAGAAAGCCCTCGCCGCCATTTATGGGGGCGACCCATCGATCAGCGACCTGCCCCGCGTCATGCGGCTCCCTGGCTACTGGCATAGCAAAGGGAAGCCGCACCTGGTCACGCTGCGCGAACTGAACCCGAATGCCCATTACACGCGCGATGATGTCGTCCGAGTGTGGCCCCAACTTGCAGACGCCGTATTGGCGGCAGAACAGACGCAAGAACAAGAGAAGCGTGCCACAGAGGCCCGCCAGAAGCGGGCCAAGGCACTGCGTGATCAGCCGGCTCAGGGGGGAAATTACGGCTTGGCGACCCTGCAACGTCTGGAAGCCGACATGCTGTCTGCCCAACCCGGAAAGAGGAACGTCACCCTGAACTGGGTGGCCTACCGTGCTGGGCAGATGGTTGGGGCAGGACTGCTCGACGAAGACGAGGCACGGACCCGGCTGACTCAGGCTGCTGAGCAGACTGGCCTTGCGAGCCGTGAGATAGACACCACTTTCAACAACGGCATTGTTGCTGGGAAGGCGAAGCCGGCCGACACGAGGGAGATTGGCACCAGAGCCAAAGCAGGTCGTGAGATAGACACCACACTCAACAAGGCCATTGTCGATGGCAAGGCGAAGCCGGCCGACGCGACGGAGATTGGCACCAGAGCCAAAGCAGGAGGGGAGGACACACCACCTCCAGTTGCCACTGGACAGCCCGGGAATGCTCCGAAAGCAGCCGAACAGGCCTACATCATGCCCCGGTTATCGAAAGGGACCCACCAGGCGACCGACGAGGCGAATGCGCTGATTCTGGCTGCCAACCTGGGGGGGCGCCTGCGCTACACCATCGGCCTGGGCTGGTTGGTCTATCAGCAGCACAGAGGTGTTTGGGTCATTGACGCCGAGCGCGTCCATGCCGCAGAGGAGGCAGGAAAGGTTCTGAGGCGTGTGGTCTCGCAAGTGTACGACCAAGCTGTTGAGAAGCGTGCCGACGAGGTCGAGTTGCGCCGCATCACCCGCTGGGCCGCCTCCGTCGGGAGCAACAGAACTGTTCAATCTGCTCTTCAGGGTGCCACAGGCAAAGAGGCCTTCTTGACCCCTTTTAAGGACTGGGACGCACAGCCACACCTGCTCAACTGTCGCAACGGGACGCTTGACTTGATCACCGGCGCGCTGCGCCCCCATGACCCCAACACCCTGCTGACCTGGCGGGCCGGGGCTCACTACGACCCCGAGGCCCGGCATCCCCACGTCGACCAGTTGCTGGCGCTGCTCCGGGCGGACGGGCGCGAAGGGTTCTTGCAGCGCAGCGTAGGGAGCGCCCTTTACGGGGAGGCCCCAAACGAAGTGTTGACCGTGCTTGATGGCAAAGGCGGCACGGGGAAGGGCACGCTGGTGGCGGGCGTGACCGCAATGCTGGGTGACTACGCCACCACCATAGAAGTGCAGTTGCTCCTCAGCAACCCACGCGGCGAGTCGGCAGCAGGACCCAGACCCGAACTGCTGGCCTTGCGGGGACGGCGACTGGTGATCGCCGGCGAACCCCCGAAGGGGGCAAGCTTCAACGCGGGCCGTGTGAAGGGCATGACTGGCAATGACCCTATTACGGCGCGTAACATGCACAGTCCAACCATGGTGACCTTCAAGCCGGTCTTCAAGCTCTGGATCCACACGAACTACCCCATTGGGGCCAGCCACGATGACAGCGGCCTTCAACGGCGTCTGCGTGTGGTGCCTTTTAAGGCGAGACCTCAGCGCGCTGACCCAACGGTCAAAAAGACACTGGAATCCGATCCGGTAGCCCGTTCGGCCCTCCTCAACTGGGCGCTGGAAGGGTGCCGCGCCTGGCTGACCAGCGGGTACGACCTGGGGGAGTCCGAGGTCATCACCCAGGCCACAGGCGCCTATTGGCACGGCCAGAACCCGTATGAGCAGTTCGTGGCCACACAGCTGGACCTTGACCCACGCAGCGAACTTCCTTCCGGTCGGTTGAAGGCGCTGTTCGAGGACTGGGCGGCCGAAAAGGGAGACGAGGTGAAGCGCAACGTTAAGCTGGCCGACCTGCACGGGTACTTGCGGCAGCAGGGCTGCACGGCCGTGAAGGGCGCAAAAGGTGCCCGAAAGTGGGTTGGCGTACGAGAACGAGCCTGA